From the genome of Streptomyces sp. NBC_01116, one region includes:
- a CDS encoding cytochrome P450: protein MAVQKGASLPVPWAFGKRALLRNLLLFGHDVLSACDEVRDSGPVVKVVVGSGIHYVVNDGALVREILIDRGGAFSRQRESEALRATIGDVLFTLDGEAHRRRRRVMHPSFSMAAVRSDDAAVATLVDGFTDRWRSGERIDLHAEMRRLSVEVTLRVLLRCPVDETIAVSLAADIPILTQSIAARSAASGWRRATHGSHRHRSARRAAQRVHATVGSLLELRGALEGSDVVSRMRTTAAFVDGPPVLSSVQVVEEVVNFLVAGTEPTATILTWALHELSQNPRTERAVQQEADSVLSGGRLAPGLGSQLQTAFGVVKETLRCYPPPTLPREVGRDAVIGGYWFPAGTRILLNLHALHHDPERYQHPTMFDETRWLHGEALRAGPDAYLPFGAGAHRCVGASFAEMIAAVSLAAISRRYVLRTCQSGGPVDAESSSMTVPQGLMVIPLPRINGNKASGG, encoded by the coding sequence GTGGCAGTACAGAAGGGTGCTTCCCTGCCCGTGCCTTGGGCCTTCGGGAAGCGGGCGCTGCTCCGGAACTTGCTGCTGTTCGGCCACGACGTGCTTTCCGCCTGCGACGAGGTTCGCGACAGCGGCCCCGTGGTCAAAGTCGTCGTCGGTTCTGGGATCCACTACGTGGTCAACGACGGTGCTCTTGTACGGGAGATCCTGATCGATCGCGGGGGAGCTTTCAGCAGGCAGCGCGAATCGGAGGCCCTCCGCGCCACCATCGGTGACGTGCTGTTCACCCTCGACGGAGAGGCGCATCGTCGTCGACGGCGGGTAATGCATCCCTCGTTCTCGATGGCCGCAGTGCGCTCCGACGATGCGGCCGTCGCGACGCTCGTGGACGGGTTCACCGATCGCTGGCGGTCCGGGGAACGGATCGATCTCCATGCCGAGATGAGGCGCCTCTCTGTCGAGGTGACGTTGCGCGTCCTCCTGCGCTGCCCGGTTGACGAGACGATCGCCGTGTCGCTGGCCGCTGACATTCCCATTCTCACCCAGAGCATTGCCGCGCGCTCCGCAGCATCCGGCTGGCGCCGCGCGACACACGGCTCGCACCGTCATCGATCAGCCCGACGTGCTGCTCAACGCGTCCACGCCACGGTTGGTTCGCTCCTAGAGCTGCGCGGTGCGTTGGAAGGAAGTGACGTCGTCAGCCGTATGCGGACGACTGCGGCCTTCGTGGACGGTCCCCCCGTTCTCTCCTCCGTCCAGGTGGTCGAAGAGGTCGTGAACTTCCTGGTCGCCGGGACCGAGCCGACGGCGACCATCCTGACCTGGGCCCTGCATGAACTGTCGCAGAACCCGCGGACTGAGCGGGCGGTACAGCAGGAGGCGGACAGCGTCCTGTCCGGGGGCCGCCTCGCTCCGGGTCTCGGCAGCCAACTGCAGACCGCCTTCGGCGTGGTCAAGGAAACACTCCGGTGTTACCCGCCTCCGACACTGCCCAGAGAAGTAGGACGCGATGCGGTGATCGGCGGGTATTGGTTTCCAGCAGGCACGCGCATCCTTCTGAACCTGCACGCGCTGCACCACGATCCAGAGCGATATCAGCACCCGACCATGTTCGACGAGACGAGATGGCTGCACGGTGAGGCCCTTCGTGCAGGTCCCGATGCCTATCTGCCCTTCGGAGCCGGCGCCCACCGCTGTGTCGGCGCCTCCTTCGCGGAGATGATCGCGGCCGTCTCCCTGGCAGCTATCAGCAGGAGGTACGTCCTGCGTACCTGCCAATCCGGAGGACCGGTTGATGCAGAAAGCAGTTCAATGACCGTCCCGCAAGGGCTGATGGTTATACCGCTACCACGGATCAATGGAAACAAAGCTTCCGGCGGATGA
- a CDS encoding hydantoinase/oxoprolinase N-terminal domain-containing protein translates to MAVVGVDVGGTHTDAVVMSEEAVRSAAKRRTTTDITTGIVEAVRAALQDAGTDPLDVQALMIGTTHFTNAVVERRGLEQVAVLRLGLPATRALPPLSGWPEELRHAVSGQVYMCHGGSEFDGRCISPLDEGEIRAAADDLAGRGIRSVAVTSVFSPANDEFEQRVAEIVTARVPEARISLSSQIGGLGLLPRENATVLNACLHELAADISRAMREALSVMGVDAPFYLSQNDGTLMSLDRAARYPVMTFSSGPTNSMRGAAFLSGVRDCAVVDIGGTTSDIGVLAGGFPRLAPLESDIGGVRTNFRMPDVVSIGVGGGSEVRYEGQRVRVGPRSVGHELVTRSRIFGGTTLTATDLAVIGGQGDLGDPGSVKGVTQEMVREGLSEIRRLIEDAVDRMAGDRPDLPTLVVGGGSILLPENLPGARRPPHYAVANAVGASIAQASGEVDRVVSNDGPGGRERQMQRAKEEAAEKAVIAGARPETVTITEIDEIPLTYLPGRVTRVRVRAVGTLALRSMSRDATRLTG, encoded by the coding sequence ATGGCTGTTGTAGGGGTGGACGTCGGCGGTACGCACACGGATGCCGTGGTGATGTCTGAGGAGGCTGTCCGATCTGCAGCCAAGAGAAGGACCACCACGGACATCACCACCGGAATCGTTGAGGCTGTGCGGGCAGCGCTTCAGGACGCCGGAACAGACCCTCTCGATGTCCAGGCGCTGATGATCGGAACGACGCATTTCACCAACGCGGTGGTGGAGCGCCGGGGACTGGAGCAGGTGGCTGTGCTACGGCTAGGTCTTCCAGCAACCCGTGCCCTTCCCCCGTTGAGTGGGTGGCCAGAGGAGCTACGCCACGCGGTGTCCGGGCAGGTGTACATGTGCCATGGAGGCAGCGAGTTCGACGGTCGCTGTATCAGCCCGCTTGACGAGGGCGAAATCCGGGCAGCTGCTGACGATCTGGCGGGCAGGGGCATTCGCTCGGTCGCTGTGACGTCCGTGTTCTCCCCGGCGAATGACGAATTCGAGCAGCGTGTAGCAGAAATCGTCACTGCGCGGGTGCCCGAAGCTCGGATCAGTCTTTCCTCCCAGATTGGTGGGCTCGGCCTCCTTCCCCGGGAGAACGCCACTGTACTTAATGCTTGTCTGCACGAACTTGCCGCCGACATCAGCCGGGCCATGAGAGAAGCGCTGAGTGTCATGGGGGTCGACGCACCGTTCTACCTTTCGCAGAATGACGGCACGCTGATGAGCCTCGATCGTGCCGCCCGATACCCCGTGATGACGTTTTCATCAGGTCCGACCAACTCGATGCGCGGAGCCGCGTTCCTGTCGGGAGTCAGGGATTGCGCAGTTGTCGACATCGGAGGCACGACGTCGGACATCGGCGTCTTGGCGGGAGGCTTTCCCCGACTCGCACCGCTTGAGTCGGATATCGGTGGGGTGCGCACCAACTTCCGTATGCCGGACGTTGTGTCGATCGGTGTCGGCGGGGGCAGCGAGGTGCGGTATGAGGGCCAGCGGGTCCGCGTGGGACCGCGGAGCGTAGGACACGAGTTGGTCACGCGATCCAGGATCTTCGGCGGGACGACGCTCACCGCGACTGATCTGGCTGTTATCGGAGGTCAAGGCGACCTGGGCGACCCGGGCAGCGTCAAAGGGGTCACCCAGGAAATGGTTCGGGAGGGACTCTCCGAGATCCGCAGGTTGATCGAAGATGCTGTTGACCGTATGGCCGGCGACCGTCCGGACCTACCTACGCTGGTGGTGGGCGGTGGGAGCATTCTGCTACCGGAAAACCTGCCCGGCGCGCGACGTCCCCCGCACTATGCGGTGGCGAACGCGGTCGGTGCCTCCATTGCACAGGCGAGCGGCGAAGTCGACCGAGTCGTGTCTAACGACGGCCCTGGGGGAAGGGAGCGCCAGATGCAGCGGGCCAAGGAGGAGGCTGCGGAGAAGGCGGTGATCGCTGGTGCACGGCCGGAGACGGTCACGATCACGGAGATTGACGAGATTCCACTGACCTATCTCCCTGGCCGAGTGACCCGGGTCCGCGTCAGGGCAGTTGGCACGCTGGCGCTGCGAAGCATGAGCCGGGACGCCACACGGCTTACGGGTTAG
- a CDS encoding DUF917 domain-containing protein, with the protein MSTEQTAAAPVAARALAADDMADLARGAAILGSGGGGNPYMGQLIAERALTDHGDAQLVDVESVPAEAVILPLAVMGAPTVFQERLLAGDEVHRAITRAGIEAGRSVTHLMAVEVGGVNATTPIAPAVEMGLPLVDADLMGRAFPELPMVLTTLAGRTLSPVVLADDKGNVVTIEAVDSDWSERIARVVAVAMGGTAVIALPVIAGADLGCVAVRGTLTLAQQVGATVRRSREEHRDPIESLCTKLGATRLFHGRVLDVDRELTGGFVQGHAVIEGVPNHRRKEAGHSQTDKLVVDFQNEYLLARQAGAPVATTPNLICVLETETGEPVPADVLRYGLRVTVIVAHCDPRWTSAEGLALVGPQHFGYDCTFSPLTNH; encoded by the coding sequence GTGAGTACCGAGCAGACCGCAGCGGCACCCGTGGCAGCCCGAGCGCTGGCTGCGGACGATATGGCCGACCTGGCCCGCGGCGCCGCGATCCTGGGATCGGGAGGGGGTGGCAACCCCTACATGGGACAGCTCATCGCCGAGCGTGCTCTGACCGATCACGGAGATGCTCAACTAGTCGATGTCGAATCGGTGCCCGCCGAGGCGGTCATCCTGCCGCTCGCCGTTATGGGAGCACCGACGGTGTTCCAGGAGCGGCTCCTCGCGGGTGACGAGGTGCATCGCGCGATCACACGAGCCGGAATCGAAGCCGGCCGATCGGTAACCCATCTGATGGCCGTTGAAGTGGGTGGAGTGAACGCCACCACGCCGATCGCGCCTGCGGTAGAGATGGGGCTGCCTTTGGTGGACGCCGACTTGATGGGCAGGGCCTTCCCCGAGTTGCCGATGGTACTGACCACCTTGGCGGGCCGCACCCTGAGCCCGGTCGTTCTGGCAGACGACAAGGGCAACGTCGTGACCATCGAGGCAGTTGACTCGGATTGGAGCGAACGCATCGCTCGTGTCGTCGCCGTGGCCATGGGGGGTACTGCGGTGATCGCCCTTCCGGTGATCGCCGGTGCCGACCTGGGATGCGTCGCGGTACGGGGCACCCTGACTCTTGCCCAACAGGTCGGAGCTACGGTCCGCCGAAGCCGTGAAGAGCATCGCGATCCGATCGAATCTCTGTGCACCAAGTTGGGCGCAACTCGTCTCTTTCACGGACGGGTCCTGGATGTGGACCGGGAACTCACCGGCGGCTTTGTCCAAGGACACGCCGTGATCGAGGGAGTGCCCAACCACCGTCGAAAGGAGGCCGGGCACAGTCAGACCGACAAACTCGTCGTTGATTTCCAGAACGAGTACTTGCTGGCGCGTCAGGCCGGTGCCCCGGTCGCCACCACGCCGAACCTCATCTGTGTGCTGGAGACAGAAACCGGCGAGCCGGTACCCGCAGACGTATTGCGTTACGGACTGAGGGTGACGGTGATCGTGGCACACTGCGACCCTCGCTGGACCTCAGCGGAAGGATTGGCACTGGTGGGACCGCAGCACTTCGGCTACGACTGCACTTTTAGTCCACTGACAAACCACTGA
- a CDS encoding ABC transporter ATP-binding protein translates to MQANHVTGRVLVLFDAVLEPQHVERTVRRAVSSIEYPARRGHRSSGSFQPSASGKAPVGAQLAPENALRPGGRPSGARAAVALGAVCLVGIKVAAVGGSLLAFPSLALGAVTLATVITIRRATQPAGSATESSVGLRRRVEEMIGNHRKRFLGAAALSVLAQVAETAMTAVLSWTIVVLFRGGSPLLAGMGMVGTASQLWFLACAVGLACAAGTALAYLADKTWRGLGHTVEHDWRTSTYAHVQRLPAQNLDGERAADIVSSLTEDVDRLEAFIGSSMNEIVQLATCFALLVPAFLFLAPHLAWVALAPVPVVVWMASRLSRRAAEQYSVSGDHRARLNRRVSDTLYAHTIVRASCTEGYEYSRVEKLSALNSTNSAEAQQTAVVQTQLMRVCATASLAGTLLAGGYSLLRGSLRVDAFAPLIDLPYRTLSRLPRLSGSVDQYHQAAAALQRLQRLHSLPTERDAPTAKSIDQRVDGELRLERVSFAYPGRASLFTDLSMRIAPGKVTGIVGTTGAGKTTLAALMLRFRAPDSGQVLLDGSDIRELRLKDLRNTIGYVPQEPYLFDGTIAENIRYGTFDADDQRVIEAAITAGAHPFISSLPMGYETAIGERGKALSGGQRQRVALARTILKSPPVVILDEATSAVDNETEAAIHRALNKFGRDRTMMIIAHRLSTVRHADSIYVLGPNGVIEQGSHPDLLHLGGTYARLWALQTGEGNSPGPREVTLARPGQTSSTRKGDSSGEILQQGT, encoded by the coding sequence GTGCAGGCCAATCATGTGACTGGCCGGGTGCTGGTGCTATTCGACGCTGTTCTGGAGCCGCAGCATGTTGAGCGGACGGTGCGTCGGGCAGTTTCTTCAATCGAGTACCCAGCCCGTCGCGGGCATCGCTCATCTGGCAGCTTCCAACCGTCCGCATCCGGCAAGGCTCCGGTCGGAGCGCAGTTGGCACCGGAAAATGCGCTGCGTCCTGGCGGGCGTCCCAGCGGGGCGAGAGCCGCTGTCGCGCTGGGGGCTGTATGCCTGGTCGGCATCAAAGTGGCCGCTGTGGGTGGTTCCCTGCTTGCTTTCCCGAGCCTGGCTCTCGGAGCGGTGACACTCGCGACCGTTATCACCATTCGCAGAGCCACCCAGCCGGCGGGCAGCGCCACCGAGTCCAGCGTGGGTCTCCGGCGGCGCGTGGAGGAGATGATCGGTAACCATCGGAAGCGATTTCTCGGTGCTGCGGCTCTCTCCGTCCTGGCTCAAGTGGCGGAGACTGCAATGACGGCGGTGCTCTCCTGGACGATCGTCGTCCTCTTCCGCGGGGGGAGTCCTCTTCTGGCCGGCATGGGGATGGTCGGTACGGCAAGTCAACTCTGGTTCTTGGCCTGTGCGGTGGGCCTCGCATGCGCGGCAGGCACCGCACTGGCATACCTGGCCGACAAAACCTGGCGGGGCCTGGGGCACACGGTCGAGCACGACTGGCGAACATCCACGTACGCCCACGTCCAACGGCTTCCCGCGCAGAATTTGGATGGTGAGCGAGCTGCCGACATCGTCAGTTCGCTCACAGAGGATGTCGACCGCCTGGAAGCGTTCATCGGCTCCTCGATGAACGAGATCGTCCAGTTGGCCACATGCTTCGCTCTCCTCGTTCCTGCCTTCCTCTTCCTCGCTCCACACCTGGCGTGGGTGGCGCTGGCACCCGTACCTGTGGTCGTCTGGATGGCCTCGCGCCTGAGCAGGAGGGCCGCCGAGCAGTACTCCGTGTCCGGTGACCACCGCGCCAGATTGAACCGCCGGGTGAGCGACACCCTGTACGCCCACACGATTGTGCGAGCATCATGCACCGAGGGGTACGAGTACAGTCGCGTCGAGAAACTGAGCGCGCTCAACAGCACAAACTCCGCAGAGGCCCAGCAGACAGCGGTTGTGCAGACCCAGTTGATGCGCGTGTGCGCGACAGCCTCGCTCGCCGGCACACTGCTCGCCGGGGGATATTCGTTGCTTCGGGGGAGTCTGCGTGTGGACGCTTTCGCCCCTCTCATCGACCTGCCCTATCGCACTTTGAGCCGGCTGCCCCGGCTGAGCGGTTCGGTCGACCAGTACCACCAAGCCGCGGCGGCACTGCAACGGCTGCAGCGGCTTCACAGCCTTCCCACGGAGCGCGACGCCCCTACGGCCAAGTCGATCGACCAGCGAGTTGACGGAGAACTACGCCTCGAACGGGTGTCCTTCGCATATCCCGGGAGAGCGTCTCTCTTCACTGACCTCTCGATGCGCATCGCCCCTGGCAAGGTCACCGGCATCGTCGGCACCACAGGTGCGGGGAAGACCACCCTCGCCGCCCTCATGCTGAGATTCCGAGCGCCCGACAGTGGCCAGGTGTTGCTCGACGGCAGCGACATCCGGGAGCTGCGACTCAAAGACCTCCGCAACACCATCGGATACGTTCCTCAAGAGCCATACCTGTTCGACGGGACGATCGCCGAGAACATCCGCTACGGGACATTCGATGCGGACGACCAACGGGTCATCGAGGCGGCCATCACCGCGGGCGCTCACCCATTCATTTCGTCTCTGCCGATGGGGTATGAAACTGCGATCGGCGAACGTGGCAAGGCTCTCTCCGGCGGTCAGCGGCAGCGCGTCGCTCTCGCCCGGACCATTCTGAAGAGCCCGCCCGTCGTCATTCTCGACGAGGCAACCTCAGCCGTCGACAACGAGACCGAAGCCGCAATCCACCGAGCTCTCAACAAGTTCGGGCGCGACCGCACCATGATGATCATCGCCCACCGGCTGTCCACAGTCCGCCATGCGGACAGCATCTACGTACTCGGCCCGAACGGTGTGATCGAACAAGGCTCACATCCGGATCTTCTCCATCTGGGCGGTACGTATGCCAGATTGTGGGCCCTCCAAACCGGAGAGGGCAACAGCCCAGGTCCCCGCGAAGTCACCCTCGCGCGACCTGGACAAACCAGTTCCACGCGAAAGGGTGATTCGAGCGGCGAGATCTTGCAACAGGGAACATAA
- a CDS encoding DUF5132 domain-containing protein translates to MFAAGLIIGSLVKRVAKPAIRGVVKASVGIALDVRQAVQAASEDLQDMAAEAAAESLVGQSGEDSQSVRRPSVRRSSTLEKA, encoded by the coding sequence ATGTTTGCCGCCGGTCTCATTATTGGCTCACTTGTAAAACGAGTCGCCAAGCCTGCCATCCGGGGCGTCGTTAAAGCTTCGGTGGGTATCGCGCTCGACGTCCGCCAAGCCGTGCAAGCAGCCAGTGAAGACCTCCAAGACATGGCCGCGGAGGCGGCAGCAGAATCCCTTGTCGGTCAATCCGGAGAAGACAGCCAATCGGTCCGTCGACCTTCCGTCAGGCGCTCGTCAACCCTAGAGAAGGCGTGA
- a CDS encoding AAA family ATPase, whose amino-acid sequence MAANADHLKALVRAHSEANDDLFYSVALQVAAKSARQGQGKFAVELRELVEAAQQRQGKQDTQRGPTPVVQPRGELTSLLTAGYPDTQLDDMTLDAGLRASLDRVLHEQRQRARLERFGFTPVHRILLSGPPGTGKSMTAAALAGELKLPLFTIRLDGLISRFMGETAAKLRLVFDAVAQTRAVYLFDEFDALGAERAAGNDVGEARRILNSFLLFLDEAPSESLVVAGTNHHQLLDQALFRRFDMIATYGPPTGEEAVQVVQRRLAGMDTSTLRWGLVTERASGLSHAELVKASEAAAKRAILADRDVVDEQLLLEALNERHASHHA is encoded by the coding sequence ATGGCGGCGAACGCCGATCACCTGAAAGCTCTTGTGCGGGCGCACTCCGAAGCCAATGACGACCTCTTCTACAGCGTCGCGCTGCAGGTGGCGGCGAAGTCCGCCCGCCAGGGGCAGGGAAAGTTCGCCGTAGAGCTGCGTGAGCTGGTCGAGGCCGCCCAGCAGCGGCAGGGGAAGCAGGACACCCAGCGTGGCCCTACCCCGGTGGTGCAGCCCCGCGGTGAGCTGACCAGTCTCCTGACGGCAGGCTATCCGGACACCCAGCTCGACGACATGACCCTGGACGCCGGACTGCGGGCCTCGCTGGATCGTGTACTGCACGAACAGCGACAGCGTGCACGGCTTGAGCGTTTCGGCTTTACCCCGGTGCACCGCATTCTGCTGTCCGGGCCTCCCGGGACGGGCAAGAGCATGACGGCAGCGGCCCTGGCCGGAGAGCTGAAACTGCCCCTGTTCACCATTCGCCTGGACGGTCTGATCAGCCGGTTCATGGGCGAGACAGCCGCCAAGCTGCGTCTGGTCTTCGACGCCGTGGCTCAGACCCGTGCGGTCTACCTGTTCGATGAATTCGACGCTCTGGGAGCCGAACGGGCAGCAGGCAACGACGTCGGCGAAGCCCGCAGGATCCTCAACTCATTCCTGCTGTTTCTCGATGAGGCACCCTCCGAGAGTCTCGTGGTGGCCGGTACCAACCACCACCAGCTTCTGGACCAAGCTCTGTTCCGCCGCTTCGACATGATCGCCACCTACGGCCCTCCCACCGGGGAGGAAGCTGTACAGGTGGTGCAGCGACGCCTAGCCGGAATGGACACCAGCACACTACGGTGGGGCCTCGTGACAGAACGTGCATCGGGCCTGAGTCACGCCGAGCTGGTCAAAGCGTCGGAAGCAGCGGCCAAACGAGCCATCCTGGCTGACCGGGACGTGGTGGACGAGCAGCTGCTCCTGGAGGCCCTGAATGAGCGACACGCCTCCCACCATGCCTGA
- a CDS encoding transposase family protein, protein MVVHPAALDLPHALVEWVTMLIITREGDRRCKLRPSQRAMVALVYLREHTTLAKIAAGFGISESTAHAYTSAVIDLLAERAPGLLKTLREHEPDFVLLDGTLAECDRVGDGRADYSHKHRRHGVNVQVVTDPGGRLLWISPALPGRTHDLTAARTHRIIRICERQGVPILADLAYQGAGPWLTTGIKRKPLTDLTSTEKTLNRALAAARAPVERGVASLKSWRIFRRSRCSPNRITSIAKAILTLERQL, encoded by the coding sequence TTGGTCGTCCATCCTGCCGCACTCGACCTGCCGCATGCACTCGTGGAGTGGGTCACCATGCTGATCATCACTCGTGAGGGCGACCGGCGCTGCAAGCTCCGCCCGTCCCAGCGCGCGATGGTGGCACTCGTGTACCTGCGCGAACACACCACTCTCGCGAAGATCGCCGCCGGGTTCGGGATCAGCGAGTCCACCGCCCACGCCTACACCAGCGCGGTCATCGACCTGCTCGCCGAACGAGCACCGGGCCTGCTCAAGACGCTGCGCGAGCACGAACCCGACTTCGTCCTGCTCGACGGCACCCTCGCCGAGTGCGACCGGGTCGGCGACGGCCGGGCCGACTACTCCCACAAACACCGACGCCACGGCGTGAACGTGCAGGTCGTCACCGACCCAGGCGGCCGGCTGCTGTGGATCTCGCCTGCCCTGCCGGGCCGTACACACGACCTGACCGCCGCCCGCACCCATCGGATCATCCGGATCTGCGAGCGCCAGGGCGTTCCCATCCTGGCCGATCTCGCCTACCAAGGCGCCGGGCCGTGGCTGACGACCGGCATCAAACGCAAGCCACTCACGGACCTCACTTCCACCGAGAAGACTCTCAACCGGGCGCTGGCCGCGGCACGAGCACCCGTGGAACGCGGTGTCGCGAGCCTGAAGTCCTGGCGGATCTTCCGCAGGTCCCGGTGCAGCCCCAACCGCATAACGTCAATCGCCAAGGCCATCCTGACGCTGGAGAGGCAACTCTGA